One window from the genome of Hoplias malabaricus isolate fHopMal1 chromosome X2, fHopMal1.hap1, whole genome shotgun sequence encodes:
- the LOC136676258 gene encoding carnitine O-palmitoyltransferase 1, liver isoform-like isoform X2, with protein MAEAHQAVAFQFTVSPDGIDLQLSHEALRQVYLSGVHSWKKKFVRFKNGIMTGVYPGSAPGLMLVLAGYMGRAKYAQLDPSLGLFLKVGKYMPVSKYMSLDTQRRVGGVLVGMGLWVVIIFTMRNVLRGLLSWHGWMSERHRRVSWKTRVWLVLVKVFSGMQTPTLYSFQTSLPTLPLPSVKDTMRRYLESVRPLLDDKEYKRMEELALDFQKNLGPKLQWYLKLKSLWATNYVSDWWEEYIYLRGRSPIMVNSNYYAMDFLNIFPTHLQSARAGNAIHAIMLYRRKLDRAQIKPLLLQNTIPMCSSQYERMFNTSRIPGIESDTLQHVSNSRHIVVYHKGRYFKVGMFYDGRLLLPREIEQQMERILADTSEPQPGEEKLAALTAGNRVPWACARDAYLRQGKNRQSLDAVEKAAFFVSLDDTEQRHDPDKQVESLRSYAKSLLHGKCYDRWFDKSFNMIIYKNGTMGLNAEHSWADAPIIGHLWEHVLSMDTKLSYTADGHCKGQPHRNLPGPQRLQWNIPSECQSMIANSLAVAQALADDVDSHIIPFQDFGKGLIKKCKTSPDAFIQIALQLAHFKDKGMFCLTYEASMTRLFREGRTETVRSCTSETCAFVKAMVNNEPREKKLMLLKQAAEKHQQLYRLAMTGKGIDRHLFCLYVVSKYLGQDSPFLQEVLSEPWRLSTSQTPLQQMELFDLVKHPELVSSGGGFGPVADDGYGVAYIIVGENLINFHISCKHSSPETDSHRFGNHIRQAMLDMLGLFQLDLKTLK; from the exons ATGGCAGAAGCTCACCAGGCTGTCGCCTTCCAGTTTACCGTCTCTCCTGATGGTATTGACCTGCAGCTTAGCCATGAAGCCCTGCGTCAGGTCTATTTGTCGGGTGTCCACTCATGGAAGAAGAAATTCGTCCGCTTTAAG AATGGTATTATGACTGGAGTATACCCAGGCAGTGCTCCTGGGTTGATGCTGGTATTAGCAGGGTACATGGGACGGGCAAAATATGCTCAGCTGGACCCTTCCTTGGGCCTTTTCCTTAAAGTTGGAAAATATATGCCAGTGAG TAAGTACATGTCTCTGGACACTCAAAGGAGAGTAGGTGGTGTCTTGGTTGGTATGGGGCTCTGGGTTGTCATCATATTTACCATGAGGAATGTCCTGAGGGGCTTGCTGTCCTGGCATGGCTGGATGAGTGAGCGCCACAGACGTGTGTCATGGAAAACACGCGTTTGGTTG GTACTTGTGAAGGTTTTCTCTGGGATGCAAACACCAACACTGTATAGCTTCCAGACATCACTTCCGACCTTGCCTCTACCATCTGTGAAGGACACAATGagaaga TATCTGGAGTCCGTGCGCCCTCTCCTGGATGATAAAGAGTACAAAAGAATGGAAGAACTTGCTTTAGACTTCCAGAAAAATCTTGGCCCCAAACTCCAGTGGTATCTGAAGCTGAAATCCCTATGGGCCACTAATTAT GTCAGTGACTGGTGGGAGGAGTATATCTACCTTAGAGGCAGAAGCCCAATTATGGTCAATAGCAACTATTATGCAATG GACTTCCTCAATATTTTCCCCACACATCTTCAGTCAGCAAGAGCTGGTAATGCCATCCACGCCATCATGCTGTATAGGAGGAAACTGGACCGAGCTCAGATTAAACCG CTTTTGCTTCAAAACACTATCCCAATGTGCTCGTCTCAATACGAGCGCATGTTCAACACCAGTCGCATCCCAGGCATAGAATCAG ACACACTGCAGCACGTGTCGAACAGCAGGCATATTGTGGTGTACCATAAGGGGCGCTATTTTAAGGTGGGGATGTTTTATGATGGCCGACTGCTCTTGCCCCGGGAGATTGAGCAGCAGATGGAAAGGATCCTAGCAGACACCTCGGAGCCCCAGCCAGGAGAGGAGAAACTTGCTGCCCTCACTGCAGGAAACAG AGTGCCCTGGGCGTGTGCCCGTGATGCCTATCTCAGACAGGGTAAGAATAGGCAGTCGCTAGATGCTGTGGAGAAAGCTGCTTTTTTCGTCTCCTTGGATGACACTGAACAGCGCCATGACCCAGACAAACAAGTGGAGTCTCTTCGAAGCTACGCCAAGTCTCTGCTGCACGGCAAGTGCTACGACAG ATGGTTTGATAAATCTTTCAACATGATCATATACAAAAATGGAACCATGGGCCTGAATGCAGAACACAGCTGGGCTGATGCACCAATCATTGGCCACCTCTGGGAG CATGTGCTGTCCATGGACACTAAGCTGAGCTACACAGCTGATGGCCACTGCAAAGGACAGCCTCACCGCAACCTCCCTGGACCTCAAAGGCTACAGTGGAATATCCCATCTGAG TGCCAGAGCATGATCGCCAACTCCCTGGCCGTGGCCCAGGCTTTGGCTGATGATGTGGACTCCCACATCATCCCCTTCCAGGATTTCGGGAAAGGCCTGATCAAGAAGTGCAAAACCAGCCCGGACGCCTTCATACAGATCGCCCTGCAGCTTGCCCACTTCAAG GACAAAGGAATGTTCTGCTTGACGTATGAGGCATCCATGACTCGTCTTTTCAGAGAGGGCCGGACAGAGACTGTGCGCTCCTGCACCAGTGAGACCTGTGCTTTTGTTAAGGCCATGGTCAACAATGAGCCG AGAGAAAAGAAACTGATGCTGCTGAAGCAGGCAGCTGAGAAACACCAGCAGTTATACCGTTTAGCTATGACGGGGAAAGGAATCGACCGCCACCTCTTCTGCCTCTATGTGGTTTCGAAGTACTTGGGACAGGATTCCCCCTTCCTTCAAGAG GTTCTGTCAGAGCCGTGGAGGCTGTCCACCAGTCAGACTCCACTGCAGCAGATGGAGCTTTTTGACCTGGTGAAGCACCCTGAGCTCGTCTCCAGTGGTGGAGGCTTTGGGCCG GTGGCTGATGATGGGTATGGTGTGGCCTACATTATTGTGGGCGAGAACCTCATTAACTTTCACATCTCCTGCAAGCACTCCAGTCCAGAAACT gACTCTCATCGCTTTGGCAACCACATCAGACAGGCAATGCTCGACATGTTGGGCTTGTTTCAGCTGGACCTGAAGACTCTGAAGTGA
- the LOC136676258 gene encoding carnitine O-palmitoyltransferase 1, liver isoform-like isoform X1 — translation MAEAHQAVAFQFTVSPDGIDLQLSHEALRQVYLSGVHSWKKKFVRFKNGIMTGVYPGSAPGLMLVLAGYMGRAKYAQLDPSLGLFLKVGKYMPVSKYMSLDTQRRVGGVLVGMGLWVVIIFTMRNVLRGLLSWHGWMSERHRRVSWKTRVWLVLVKVFSGMQTPTLYSFQTSLPTLPLPSVKDTMRRYLESVRPLLDDKEYKRMEELALDFQKNLGPKLQWYLKLKSLWATNYVSDWWEEYIYLRGRSPIMVNSNYYAMDFLNIFPTHLQSARAGNAIHAIMLYRRKLDRAQIKPLYALAKRVPFCSAQWERLFNTSRIPGQERDTLQHVSNSRHIVVYHKGRYFKVGMFYDGRLLLPREIEQQMERILADTSEPQPGEEKLAALTAGNRVPWACARDAYLRQGKNRQSLDAVEKAAFFVSLDDTEQRHDPDKQVESLRSYAKSLLHGKCYDRWFDKSFNMIIYKNGTMGLNAEHSWADAPIIGHLWEHVLSMDTKLSYTADGHCKGQPHRNLPGPQRLQWNIPSECQSMIANSLAVAQALADDVDSHIIPFQDFGKGLIKKCKTSPDAFIQIALQLAHFKDKGMFCLTYEASMTRLFREGRTETVRSCTSETCAFVKAMVNNEPREKKLMLLKQAAEKHQQLYRLAMTGKGIDRHLFCLYVVSKYLGQDSPFLQEVLSEPWRLSTSQTPLQQMELFDLVKHPELVSSGGGFGPVADDGYGVAYIIVGENLINFHISCKHSSPETDSHRFGNHIRQAMLDMLGLFQLDLKTLK, via the exons ATGGCAGAAGCTCACCAGGCTGTCGCCTTCCAGTTTACCGTCTCTCCTGATGGTATTGACCTGCAGCTTAGCCATGAAGCCCTGCGTCAGGTCTATTTGTCGGGTGTCCACTCATGGAAGAAGAAATTCGTCCGCTTTAAG AATGGTATTATGACTGGAGTATACCCAGGCAGTGCTCCTGGGTTGATGCTGGTATTAGCAGGGTACATGGGACGGGCAAAATATGCTCAGCTGGACCCTTCCTTGGGCCTTTTCCTTAAAGTTGGAAAATATATGCCAGTGAG TAAGTACATGTCTCTGGACACTCAAAGGAGAGTAGGTGGTGTCTTGGTTGGTATGGGGCTCTGGGTTGTCATCATATTTACCATGAGGAATGTCCTGAGGGGCTTGCTGTCCTGGCATGGCTGGATGAGTGAGCGCCACAGACGTGTGTCATGGAAAACACGCGTTTGGTTG GTACTTGTGAAGGTTTTCTCTGGGATGCAAACACCAACACTGTATAGCTTCCAGACATCACTTCCGACCTTGCCTCTACCATCTGTGAAGGACACAATGagaaga TATCTGGAGTCCGTGCGCCCTCTCCTGGATGATAAAGAGTACAAAAGAATGGAAGAACTTGCTTTAGACTTCCAGAAAAATCTTGGCCCCAAACTCCAGTGGTATCTGAAGCTGAAATCCCTATGGGCCACTAATTAT GTCAGTGACTGGTGGGAGGAGTATATCTACCTTAGAGGCAGAAGCCCAATTATGGTCAATAGCAACTATTATGCAATG GACTTCCTCAATATTTTCCCCACACATCTTCAGTCAGCAAGAGCTGGTAATGCCATCCACGCCATCATGCTGTATAGGAGGAAACTGGACCGAGCTCAGATTAAACCG CTCTATGCTCTAGCTAAGAGAGTACCGTTCTGTTCTGCCCAATGGGAACGGCTGTTCAATACCAGCCGTATCCCAGGCCAGGAGAGGG ACACACTGCAGCACGTGTCGAACAGCAGGCATATTGTGGTGTACCATAAGGGGCGCTATTTTAAGGTGGGGATGTTTTATGATGGCCGACTGCTCTTGCCCCGGGAGATTGAGCAGCAGATGGAAAGGATCCTAGCAGACACCTCGGAGCCCCAGCCAGGAGAGGAGAAACTTGCTGCCCTCACTGCAGGAAACAG AGTGCCCTGGGCGTGTGCCCGTGATGCCTATCTCAGACAGGGTAAGAATAGGCAGTCGCTAGATGCTGTGGAGAAAGCTGCTTTTTTCGTCTCCTTGGATGACACTGAACAGCGCCATGACCCAGACAAACAAGTGGAGTCTCTTCGAAGCTACGCCAAGTCTCTGCTGCACGGCAAGTGCTACGACAG ATGGTTTGATAAATCTTTCAACATGATCATATACAAAAATGGAACCATGGGCCTGAATGCAGAACACAGCTGGGCTGATGCACCAATCATTGGCCACCTCTGGGAG CATGTGCTGTCCATGGACACTAAGCTGAGCTACACAGCTGATGGCCACTGCAAAGGACAGCCTCACCGCAACCTCCCTGGACCTCAAAGGCTACAGTGGAATATCCCATCTGAG TGCCAGAGCATGATCGCCAACTCCCTGGCCGTGGCCCAGGCTTTGGCTGATGATGTGGACTCCCACATCATCCCCTTCCAGGATTTCGGGAAAGGCCTGATCAAGAAGTGCAAAACCAGCCCGGACGCCTTCATACAGATCGCCCTGCAGCTTGCCCACTTCAAG GACAAAGGAATGTTCTGCTTGACGTATGAGGCATCCATGACTCGTCTTTTCAGAGAGGGCCGGACAGAGACTGTGCGCTCCTGCACCAGTGAGACCTGTGCTTTTGTTAAGGCCATGGTCAACAATGAGCCG AGAGAAAAGAAACTGATGCTGCTGAAGCAGGCAGCTGAGAAACACCAGCAGTTATACCGTTTAGCTATGACGGGGAAAGGAATCGACCGCCACCTCTTCTGCCTCTATGTGGTTTCGAAGTACTTGGGACAGGATTCCCCCTTCCTTCAAGAG GTTCTGTCAGAGCCGTGGAGGCTGTCCACCAGTCAGACTCCACTGCAGCAGATGGAGCTTTTTGACCTGGTGAAGCACCCTGAGCTCGTCTCCAGTGGTGGAGGCTTTGGGCCG GTGGCTGATGATGGGTATGGTGTGGCCTACATTATTGTGGGCGAGAACCTCATTAACTTTCACATCTCCTGCAAGCACTCCAGTCCAGAAACT gACTCTCATCGCTTTGGCAACCACATCAGACAGGCAATGCTCGACATGTTGGGCTTGTTTCAGCTGGACCTGAAGACTCTGAAGTGA
- the LOC136676515 gene encoding lactadherin-like, whose amino-acid sequence MRFRSVHRSSAFVLACLIICCVAGVNGEYCKENVCHNGGTCVTGVGEEPFICICAEGFAGNTCNATENGPCSPNPCKNDGECEVISSSRRGDVFNGYVCKCAPGFEGTHCHINVNDCANQPCKNGGKCRDLNGDYTCQCPSPYVGKQCHLSCISLLGMEAGGIVESQISSSSVDFGILGLQRWGPELARLNNQGMVNAWSSAPHDKNPWIEIDLQKKMRLTGIITQGASRMGMAEFIKAFKVASSFDGKSYTVHRSDGQRKDKVFVGNTDNDSTKTNLFDPPIVAQFIRIIPVVCRKACTLRLELIGCELNVHSGAVGCVEPQGMKSRLISDGQLSASSAFRTWGIDAFTWLPHYARLDKQGKTNAWSAATNNRSEWLQLDLEKPKRITGIITQGAKDFGTVQFVSAFQIAYSNDGQSWTVVKDDNNKTDKIFQGNIDNNTHKKNLFEPPFFARYVRFLPWEWHERITLRMELLGCDA is encoded by the exons ATGAGGTTCAGAAGTGTCCATCGCTCCTCTGCTTTCGTCCTCGCCTGTTTAATCATCTGCTGTGTTGCCGGTGTAAATG GAGAGTACTGCAAGGAGAATGTGTGCCATAACGGAGGCACATGTGTGACTGGTGTGGGAGAGGAACCCTTCATCTGCATCTGTGCAGAAGGTTTTGCAGGAAACACCTGCAATGCCACAGAAAATG GTCCATGTAGCCCCAACCCTTGTAAAAACGATGGCGAATGTGAGGTGATCTCAAGCTCCAGACGAGGAGATGTTTTTAATGGCTACGTCTGTAAGTGTGCTCCTGGCTTTGAGGGCACCCACTGCCATATCA ATGTGAATGACTGTGCTAATCAGCCTTGTAAGAATGGGGGCAAATGTCGAGATCTGAATGGAGATTACACCTGCCAGTGTCCATCACCTTATGTAGGCAAGCAATGCCATCTAA GCTGTATCTCTTTGTTAGGAATGGAGGCAGGGGGGATAGTGGAATCCCAGATTTCTTCCTCTTCTGTAGACTTTGGCATTCTGGGGCTTCAGCGCTGGGGTCCTGAACTTGCACGCCTCAACAACCAGGGCATGGTCAATGCTTGGAGCTCAGCCCCCCATGACAAAAACCCCTGGATCGAG ATCGACCTGCAGAAGAAGATGCGTCTCACTGGCATCATCACTCAGGGAGCCAGTCGCATGGGGATGGCTGAGTTTATCAAAGCCTTTAAGGTGGCATCCAGCTTCGATGGCAAATCCTACACAGTGCACCGAAGTGACGGTCAGAGGAAAGACAAG GTGTTTGTTGGGAACACTGATAATGACAGCACCAAGACAAACCTGTTTGACCCCCCGATTGTGGCTCAGTTCATCCGCATCATCCCTGTGGTGTGTCGCAAAGCCTGCACTCTGCGTCTCGAGCTCATTGGCTGTGAGCTCAATG tgcACTCCGGTGCAGTTGGTTGTGTTGAGCCTCAGGGTATGAAGTCTCGTCTTATCTCAGATGGCCAGCTATCAGCTTCCAGTGCTTTCCGCACCTGGGGCATAGATGCATTCACATGGCTGCCCCATTATGCTCGCCTGGACAAGCAAGGCAAGACCAATGCCTGGTCTGCAGCCACCAACAACCGCTCTGAGTGGCTTCAG CTGGACTTGGAGAAGCCTAAAAGAATCACAGGGATCATCACTCAAGGAGCTAAAGACTTTGGCACTGTGCAGTTTGTGTCTGCCTTTCAAATTGCCTACAGTAATGACGGCCAGTCATGGACAGTTGTTAAAGatgacaacaacaaaacagacaag ATTTTCCAAGGCAACATTGACAACAACACTCACAAAAAGAACTTATTTGAGCCACCCTTCTTTGCCCGGTATGTGCGCTTCCTGCCCTGGGAGTGGCATGAACGGATCACCTTGAGGATGGAGCTCCTGGGCTGTGATGCTTAG
- the LOC136677413 gene encoding SITS-binding protein-like, which translates to MVLFLVFSNHVINAWARKPCPYPGVSWDTEVRTESDQWKGTAACIAIGLLLVMAIGLIYWQVADQPHKHWVLQGRFTGLFWESKKHSLFFQTLSENKTVVEVSVGHIGDPDLQVHFVRNRCWLNSSTFCSEWNGQLEVMISLELDETSHLECYNITWTPLHCHVDLRHCFSMENIFWYGGASVQAQKWPVNTVNIPLQPFSPGDLRYNPSGFGSVLDHQFFGSTGVAVLLSPDVPLNVGINNNAHLCVQPQRTRAAQPLKYRVCVGQNLRAVHHKIAQGRSPHPPQLPNMAILRSPLWKLVVNVKSGEKLEKELRTFANRLKRHRLNEGIIMLNEHSTSLLLNVGQHHALGKNGNLPLIRHLNISVTFTPYVSVNNQQFQVSLQEGNEAFWLSRLTTTQGHVVPLMSPWKGDICVKLNISNPAVVNLFLEQVGNWSAQLDAEYVILEGGEWSFSDGIPEVQVRQEYIRLLAGLAMRIGRTAILTSGSRTSDVPLFVMMSPLQGSWSYTGIKGIIPSILHYSILGFNFFISDAIGGSQGDDPINDKELFIRWLEIASFLPVVSFQTPPWSFSDYWILNLTKSYLSLHHDFVVPHILQYAHEWKETRNPIYRPLWWISPEDPITFTIDDEFLIGSEVLVAPVTDQGAVKRNIYLPGSGIQWRDWWNGQVFDGGTLLHNYPVELEKVAVFLQIQS; encoded by the exons ATGGTTTTGTTCCTTGTCTTTTCCAACCATGTGATTAATGCCTGGGCCAGGAAGCCATGCCCTTACCCCGGAGTGTCCTGGGACACGGAGGTCAGAACAGAATCCGACCAGTGGAAGGGAACAGCCGCCTGCATTGCTATTGGACTCTTGTTGGTTATGGCCATTGGTTTAATCTACTGGCAGGTGGCGGATCAGCCCCACAAGCACTGGGTTCTCCAGGGCCGCTTCACTGGCCTTTTCTGGGAGTCCAAGAAGCATTCGCTATTTTTCCAGACTCTTTCTGAGAACAAAACTGTGGTGGAAGTTTCTGTTGGACACATAGGAGACCCTGATCTGCAGGTACATTTTGTGAGGAATCGCTGCTGGCTCAACTCGAGCACTTTCTGCTCTGAATGGAATGGACAGCTGGAAGTGATGATCTCTTTGGAGCTGGATGAGACGTCCCACCTAGAGTGCTACAACATAACATGGACGCCCCTGCACTGTCATGTTGATTTGAGG CATTGTTTTTCGATGGAGAATATCTTCTGGTATGGTGGAGCAAGTGTCCAGGCACAAAAATGGCCTGTAAACACTGTGAATATTCCACTGCAGCCCTTCTCTCCTGGTGACTTGAGATACAATCCCTCTGGGTTTGGCTCTGTTTTGGATCACCAATTTTTTGGATCAACAG GTGTTGCTGTGCTACTGTCTCCAGATGTGCCCCTGAATGTTGGCATAAACAACAACGCACACCTGTGCGTCCAGCCACAGCGCACACGGGCCGCTCAGCCTCTAAAAtacagggtgtgtgtgggtcAAAATCTTAGAGCTGTTCATCACAAAATAGCCCAAGGACGCAGCCCTCACCCACCACAGCTGCCCAACATGGCCATCCTAAG ATCCCCCCTATGGAAGCTGGTTGTGAATGTGAAGTCTGGGGAAAAGCTGGAGAAAGAGCTGAGGACGTTCGCCAACCGGCTAAAGAGGCACCGCCTCAATGAGGGCATAATCATGCTGAATGAACATTCCACCTCTCTGCTCCTGAATGTG GGTCAACACCATGCCCTTGGAAAGAACGGGAACCTTCCACTCATTAGACACCTCAACATATCTGTCACTTTTACGCCATACGTCAGTGTGAATAACCAGCAGTTTCAGGTGTCTCTGCAGGAAGGAAATGAGGCCTTCTGGCTCAGCCGGCTAACCACCACACAGGGGCATGTG GTTCCTTTAATGAGTCCATGGAAAGGAGATATCTGTGTGAAGCTGAATATCTCCAACCCCGCAGTGGTCAACTTGTTCTTGGAGCAAGTGGGCAACTGGTCTGCCCAGCTGGATGCAGAGTACGTCATTCTGGAGGGAGGAGAGTGGAGCTTCTCTGATGGTATTCCAGAGGTTCAGGTTAGGCAAGAGTACATCAGACTTTTGGCTGGCCTTGCTATGAGGATTGGAAGGACAGCCATATTGACCTCAGGGTCGAG GACCAGTGATGTACCATTGTTTGTAATGATGTCACCACTTCAAGGCAGCTGGAGCTACACAGGAATTAAAGGCATCATTCCGTCGATCCTCCACTACAGTATTCTTGGATTTAATTTCTTCATTTCTGATGCCATTG GCGGTTCACAGGGGGACGACCCGATCAATGATAAAGAACTATTTATCCGCTGGCTAGAAATTGCCTCTTTTCTTCCAGTCGTATCCTTTCAGACACCGCCATGGAGTTTTAGTGATTACTGG ATTTTGAACCTCACAAAGTCTTACCTCTCACTGCACCATGACTTTGTGGTTCCTCATATACTGCAGTATGCTCATGAATGGAAAGAAACAAGAAATCCAATTTACAGGCCACTTTGGTGGATCAGTCCAGAAGACCCCATCACATTTACTATCGATGATGAATTCCTTATTGGATCTGAG GTCCTGGTGGCACCTGTAACTGACCAGGGAGCAGTTAAACGGAACATTTACTTGCCAGGATCTGGAATACAGTGGAGAGACTGGTGGAATGGCCAGGTTTTTGATGGTGGGACCCTTCTACACAATTATCCTGTTGAACTGGAAAAAGTGGCAGTCTTCCTACAGATACAGTCCTGA